One region of Bacillus zhangzhouensis genomic DNA includes:
- a CDS encoding SDR family oxidoreductase, producing MSKRIAFVTGASTGIGKAIAIKLAAQDHVKVIINSRNQSSLEDARQHIERMAETKEPVSLFCGDMTHEEVRAKAFAAIDKEFGRLDVLINNIPGGNPDTFDSCESEQMLAAFSQKALAYIDMMKRAAVMMKRHEYGRIIQIVGNLWKEPGHQMFTNSMMNAAIINASKNAATQLAPFGITVNCLNPGFIATDRYEQFIENMMREQSLSREETVQAVASGIPMQRVGVASEMASLAAFIASEEASYVTGQQISVDGGSMKSI from the coding sequence TTGTCTAAAAGAATTGCATTTGTAACAGGGGCAAGTACAGGGATTGGAAAGGCAATCGCCATAAAGCTTGCCGCCCAGGACCATGTAAAGGTCATCATCAATTCCAGAAATCAATCCTCACTAGAAGATGCGCGGCAGCACATTGAACGTATGGCAGAAACAAAGGAGCCGGTGTCTCTTTTCTGTGGCGATATGACTCATGAAGAAGTGCGAGCGAAAGCTTTTGCGGCAATAGATAAAGAGTTTGGCAGACTGGATGTGTTGATTAATAACATTCCAGGAGGGAATCCAGATACTTTTGATTCATGTGAAAGCGAGCAGATGCTGGCAGCATTTTCTCAGAAAGCTCTTGCGTACATTGATATGATGAAACGTGCGGCAGTGATGATGAAAAGACATGAATATGGACGGATCATTCAAATTGTCGGGAACCTTTGGAAGGAACCTGGTCATCAAATGTTTACGAACAGTATGATGAATGCAGCGATCATCAATGCTAGTAAAAATGCAGCCACACAGCTTGCGCCTTTTGGGATCACAGTAAATTGTTTAAATCCAGGATTTATTGCTACTGATCGGTATGAACAATTTATCGAAAACATGATGCGTGAGCAGTCATTATCACGCGAAGAAACTGTACAGGCTGTTGCGTCAGGAATCCCGATGCAAAGAGTAGGTGTAGCAAGTGAAATGGCTTCATTGGCCGCATTTATCGCATCAGAGGAAGCCTCCTATGTCACGGGGCAGCAAATATCTGTTGATGGTGGTTCGATGAAAAGTATATAA
- a CDS encoding dTDP-4-dehydrorhamnose 3,5-epimerase family protein → MIDGVQTKKLMKHCDDRGFFAELIRDDEPMLKRFGQASWSKSFPGVIKAFHYHEKQDDVWFFPAGHAQVVLYDLREDSPTKGQTDVYYMGEDNPMLLLIPKGVAHGYRVLGETPLQIVYFTTESYDPKNPDEKRIAWNDETIGFNWETTFK, encoded by the coding sequence ATGATTGATGGTGTTCAAACGAAAAAACTCATGAAACATTGTGATGACCGCGGCTTTTTTGCAGAGCTCATTCGAGATGATGAACCGATGCTGAAACGCTTTGGTCAGGCGTCATGGTCGAAGAGCTTTCCAGGCGTGATCAAAGCCTTTCATTATCATGAAAAACAAGACGACGTTTGGTTCTTCCCCGCAGGTCATGCACAGGTCGTGTTATACGATTTGCGTGAGGACTCTCCTACAAAGGGTCAAACTGATGTGTATTATATGGGGGAAGATAATCCAATGCTGCTTCTCATCCCAAAGGGTGTCGCGCATGGCTACCGGGTACTAGGCGAGACACCGCTGCAAATTGTGTATTTCACAACAGAATCGTATGACCCGAAAAACCCGGATGAAAAGAGAATTGCCTGGAATGACGAAACGATCGGGTTTAACTGGGAAACGACATTTAAATAA
- the rfbD gene encoding dTDP-4-dehydrorhamnose reductase, with amino-acid sequence MKVLITGAGGQLGKELSRQLKEKDMTVIALTRSMLNIADQQAVRHAMRHYQPDIVVSAAAYTSVDLCETETEKAYLVNGIGAYYTALEAKHSGADVLHVSTDYVFDGKADTPYQVDAQADPQTIYGKSKKLGEELIQLVSDEVKIIRTSWLYGHEGHNFVNTILRLAETKDHLRIVNDQIGSPTYTKDVAEAIIHLFDQQAGMYHVSNRESCSWFDFASEIVAKSGLSTTIEPISTEEYGFQTPRPAYSVLDLQTIEATGWQPRHWKDALHEYLQKEGRWHQHD; translated from the coding sequence ATGAAAGTTTTAATCACCGGTGCAGGCGGCCAATTAGGGAAAGAATTGAGCAGGCAGCTCAAGGAAAAAGACATGACCGTCATTGCCTTAACGAGGAGCATGCTTAATATCGCAGACCAGCAAGCAGTCAGACATGCGATGAGACACTATCAGCCTGATATTGTTGTCAGTGCAGCAGCCTATACATCTGTTGATCTTTGTGAAACAGAAACGGAAAAGGCGTATCTTGTGAATGGCATTGGCGCCTACTATACAGCACTGGAAGCAAAGCACTCAGGGGCTGATGTGTTACATGTCAGTACAGATTATGTGTTTGACGGGAAGGCGGACACCCCTTACCAAGTCGATGCACAAGCAGATCCTCAAACCATTTATGGAAAGAGTAAAAAGCTTGGTGAGGAATTGATTCAGCTTGTATCAGACGAAGTGAAAATTATCCGTACATCGTGGCTATACGGACATGAGGGGCATAATTTTGTGAATACCATCCTTCGGCTCGCAGAAACAAAGGATCATTTGCGCATCGTGAACGACCAAATAGGTTCACCTACTTATACAAAGGATGTCGCAGAGGCCATCATTCATTTGTTTGATCAACAGGCAGGAATGTATCATGTCAGTAACCGAGAAAGCTGTTCCTGGTTTGACTTTGCGTCAGAAATTGTGGCAAAAAGCGGCCTGTCTACGACCATTGAGCCAATTTCCACGGAAGAGTATGGATTCCAAACGCCTCGCCCAGCCTATTCTGTATTAGACCTTCAAACCATTGAAGCCACAGGCTGGCAGCCGAGGCATTGGAAGGATGCACTTCACGAATATTTGCAGAAAGAAGGGAGATGGCATCAGCATGATTGA
- the rfbB gene encoding dTDP-glucose 4,6-dehydratase: protein MTKSYLITGGAGFIGLNFVKLLLQETNVRLTVFDKLTYASHPDEMDELLKLSHFRFIQGDITLQHELNQAFDEVYDAIIHFAAESHVDRSIELAEPFIQTNVLGTYRMLEAVLKGKAKNLIHISTDEVYGDLEPDDPAFTEQTPLSPNNPYSASKASSDLLVKSYIHTHQLPAIITRCSNNYGPYQHEEKLIPTIIRKAVNGEKIPIYGDGQQIRDWLYVEDHARAVKKVLENGTAGQVYNIGGGNEKTNLDLTKTILSQLGISHQQIEFIQDRKGHDRRYAIDASKLKRELGWTQETSFEEGIEKTINWYRTKYNQSEEG, encoded by the coding sequence ATGACGAAGTCTTATTTAATTACAGGCGGAGCGGGTTTTATCGGACTGAATTTTGTGAAGCTGCTGCTTCAGGAAACAAATGTCCGGCTCACCGTTTTTGATAAATTAACGTATGCCAGCCATCCAGACGAGATGGATGAATTATTAAAGTTGTCTCATTTTCGTTTTATTCAAGGGGATATTACTCTTCAGCATGAGCTGAATCAAGCATTTGACGAAGTCTATGATGCCATCATTCATTTTGCGGCAGAATCGCATGTTGATCGCAGCATTGAATTGGCAGAGCCTTTTATTCAAACAAATGTCCTCGGAACGTATCGTATGCTTGAAGCGGTTTTAAAAGGAAAGGCGAAAAATCTCATTCATATTTCAACAGACGAAGTATATGGAGATTTGGAGCCAGATGATCCTGCTTTCACAGAACAAACACCACTCTCACCGAATAATCCTTATTCAGCAAGCAAGGCGAGTTCAGACCTGCTTGTGAAATCCTATATCCACACGCACCAATTACCCGCGATAATTACACGATGCAGCAACAATTACGGACCGTATCAGCATGAGGAAAAATTGATACCGACCATTATTAGAAAAGCAGTTAATGGAGAGAAAATCCCGATTTATGGAGACGGCCAGCAAATTCGCGATTGGCTGTATGTCGAGGACCATGCCAGAGCTGTGAAGAAGGTGCTCGAAAACGGCACAGCCGGGCAGGTATACAATATTGGCGGCGGCAATGAGAAAACAAATCTTGATTTGACCAAAACCATTCTATCGCAGCTTGGGATCAGTCATCAGCAAATTGAATTTATTCAAGACCGAAAAGGACATGACAGACGGTATGCCATTGATGCCAGTAAGCTAAAACGCGAGCTCGGCTGGACGCAGGAGACATCATTTGAAGAAGGTATCGAAAAAACGATCAATTGGTATAGAACCAAATACAATCAGAGCGAAGAAGGGTGA
- a CDS encoding sugar phosphate nucleotidyltransferase, translating into MKGVILAGGKGSRLAPLTKIFNKHLLPVGPYPMIYWSLFKLKEAGILDVMVISQEEQIPLFQKLLESDQELGMNIVYQVQPEASGISDGLSYAKPFVEGEKFVLMLGDNVFEDSLNPFVEAFQQQERGAKVLLKEVADPKRFGIAEIDATRQRILSIEEKPEYPRSSYCVTGIYFYDQEVFQYIERISPSDRGELEITDVNNLYISNSQLTYDMLKGWWIDAGTHESLHQASAKMFETMKKKEGSE; encoded by the coding sequence GTGAAGGGAGTTATTTTAGCAGGAGGAAAGGGATCACGACTGGCGCCTTTAACGAAGATTTTCAATAAACATTTATTGCCGGTTGGTCCATATCCGATGATTTATTGGTCATTGTTCAAATTGAAGGAAGCAGGGATTTTAGATGTGATGGTCATCTCACAAGAAGAACAAATCCCGCTGTTTCAAAAGCTGCTTGAAAGCGATCAGGAACTGGGGATGAACATCGTATATCAGGTTCAGCCTGAAGCGTCCGGGATATCAGACGGTTTATCCTATGCAAAGCCCTTTGTAGAAGGGGAGAAGTTTGTGCTGATGCTTGGTGATAATGTATTTGAGGATTCACTAAACCCTTTTGTTGAAGCTTTTCAGCAGCAAGAAAGAGGAGCCAAGGTTTTGTTGAAAGAAGTGGCAGATCCAAAGCGGTTCGGCATTGCAGAAATTGATGCCACGCGCCAACGGATTTTATCAATAGAGGAAAAGCCGGAGTATCCGCGCTCATCTTACTGCGTCACGGGCATCTATTTTTATGATCAAGAAGTCTTTCAATATATTGAGAGAATCTCGCCGTCAGATCGAGGCGAATTAGAGATTACAGACGTGAACAATCTCTATATCTCAAATAGCCAGCTGACCTATGATATGTTAAAAGGGTGGTGGATTGATGCAGGAACACATGAATCTCTCCACCAAGCATCTGCGAAAATGTTTGAAACGATGAAGAAAAAAGAGGGATCCGAATGA
- a CDS encoding spore coat protein produces MNKKIMIVVYGGFLRGMGHVVRMKRLANKLLQEGNDLYFYTNEQICVEMLSGPDWHVHLVQESKAFLQMEQDIKELNPELLLIDVLDCDLQFLRLVKASSGTARLVLFEEKRAEACQLADAVVNGIYGGLDEKHMQVDGTEYFYGTPYLLLDQEISRLKDTYEVRKECKKVVISLGGSDPLGLLSKAVSALLEADHLHILAVTGKASRMEKQIEAEHIQFIRHTDQLPARLSEADLAIVAGGMTLYEAVCIGVPSIVLSQVDHQAATAARFAQKGACHHLGLGDFVDEKDIKCAVERLSSSYFLRRSIHLNGRTLIDGKGTERVKNILIHLMNHHQKEHKDV; encoded by the coding sequence ATGAACAAGAAAATCATGATTGTTGTGTATGGTGGGTTTTTAAGAGGGATGGGGCATGTTGTCAGAATGAAACGGCTGGCAAATAAACTGCTTCAAGAAGGAAATGACTTATATTTCTATACAAATGAACAGATCTGTGTAGAAATGCTCTCAGGTCCAGATTGGCACGTTCATTTGGTGCAGGAATCGAAGGCATTCCTTCAGATGGAGCAGGACATAAAAGAGCTGAATCCTGAGCTTCTGCTGATTGATGTGCTTGATTGTGATCTCCAATTTCTTCGATTGGTCAAAGCGTCCTCCGGCACTGCGAGGCTGGTTTTATTTGAAGAAAAAAGAGCAGAAGCCTGTCAGCTTGCCGATGCTGTCGTGAACGGCATTTATGGTGGTCTGGACGAAAAGCACATGCAAGTAGATGGGACAGAATATTTTTATGGAACACCTTATTTATTGTTAGATCAAGAGATAAGCCGATTAAAAGACACATATGAGGTTCGAAAAGAATGCAAAAAGGTGGTCATCAGCCTTGGGGGCAGTGACCCGCTCGGGTTGTTATCAAAGGCTGTATCAGCACTCCTCGAAGCTGACCACTTACACATTTTAGCGGTTACAGGAAAAGCCTCCCGCATGGAAAAACAAATAGAGGCTGAGCATATTCAGTTCATTCGTCATACAGATCAATTACCTGCGCGTCTCTCGGAAGCCGATTTGGCAATAGTGGCTGGCGGGATGACGTTATACGAGGCAGTTTGTATCGGAGTGCCCAGCATTGTCCTTTCACAAGTAGACCACCAAGCAGCGACAGCCGCTCGTTTTGCGCAAAAGGGAGCCTGCCACCATCTTGGATTAGGTGATTTTGTGGATGAAAAAGATATAAAGTGTGCTGTGGAAAGACTGTCCAGCAGCTATTTTCTCCGCAGGAGCATCCATCTCAATGGACGGACACTTATAGATGGAAAAGGAACTGAACGAGTGAAAAACATTCTTATACACCTCATGAATCATCACCAAAAAGAACATAAGGATGTGTAG
- a CDS encoding glycosyltransferase family protein gives MINDVLFVIQARMGSIRLPKKVMKPIGGMALIDLIVERVKQSDHYNHKTQNLMIATTVEAEDDLLAHYCLSKGYKVFRGSETDVLQRFAQIVRHFEPQTIVRLTGDNPFIDPALLSKMLEKHRQEKADYTYTNGTPLGISGEMIDAPILSEIDNFPLTPPEREHVTLYIRKHPDQFHLQLFTPPKELAYPAYRFTIDTEEDYVFATRLLEKAGGSIAVPTAELITICEQNPEIVRLNQFVKQKDAE, from the coding sequence ATGATCAATGATGTCCTCTTTGTCATACAGGCGAGAATGGGATCAATAAGGCTGCCAAAAAAGGTGATGAAACCGATCGGCGGTATGGCGCTGATCGACCTAATTGTTGAACGGGTAAAGCAATCAGATCATTACAATCACAAAACGCAGAACCTCATGATCGCCACAACAGTTGAGGCAGAAGATGATCTGTTGGCTCATTATTGTTTATCAAAGGGCTATAAAGTATTTCGTGGCAGTGAGACAGATGTACTACAGCGATTTGCGCAGATTGTCCGTCATTTTGAACCGCAAACCATTGTGCGTTTAACAGGAGATAACCCATTTATAGATCCGGCCCTTTTGTCGAAAATGCTTGAAAAACATAGACAAGAGAAGGCTGATTATACGTATACGAATGGAACGCCACTCGGTATTTCCGGGGAAATGATCGACGCACCGATTTTAAGTGAAATCGACAATTTTCCCCTTACGCCGCCAGAGCGTGAGCATGTCACGCTCTATATCAGAAAGCATCCTGACCAATTTCACCTGCAATTATTCACACCGCCCAAAGAACTTGCATATCCTGCTTATCGATTCACGATTGATACAGAAGAAGATTATGTGTTTGCGACCCGTTTACTAGAAAAAGCTGGCGGCTCCATTGCTGTGCCTACGGCTGAGCTCATCACCATTTGCGAACAAAATCCTGAAATTGTTCGGTTGAATCAATTTGTGAAACAGAAGGATGCTGAATGA
- a CDS encoding N-acetylneuraminate synthase family protein, whose amino-acid sequence MAHFYIGDRKVGDGAPVFIIAEAGINHDGKLDQALALIDVAKEAGADAVKFQMFQADRMYQKEPGLYETAKGEEVSIFSLVEQMELPPEWLPVLLTRCEEKALIFLSTVCDEESADLLNQTDPPAFKLASYEINHLPLLRHTASFQKPIIFSTAGATIADVHEAYEAITSKQNDQVAIMHCVAKYPAPRAYTNLRVLQTLAAAFPEAVIGFSDHSEHPTEAPVAAVKLGAAIIEKHFTVDKTLPGADHSFALDPDELKEMVQQIRTAEKQRNLKETDTHSVPEELLGSSYKTTTPIEGKIREFAYRGIFTTKGIAKGETLTAENLAVLRPGQKSQGLHPRYMAVLLGTKAVRDIPAHTGVSWKDVLMQETPNDQ is encoded by the coding sequence ATGGCGCATTTTTATATCGGAGATCGTAAAGTGGGGGATGGTGCGCCTGTCTTTATCATTGCAGAGGCAGGTATTAACCATGATGGAAAGCTGGATCAGGCGCTTGCCTTAATTGATGTGGCAAAAGAAGCAGGTGCCGATGCAGTGAAATTTCAAATGTTCCAAGCTGATCGGATGTATCAAAAGGAACCGGGTTTATACGAAACAGCCAAGGGAGAAGAGGTGTCCATTTTTTCCTTAGTCGAGCAAATGGAGCTGCCGCCAGAATGGCTGCCGGTGTTATTAACCCGCTGTGAGGAAAAAGCGCTGATCTTTTTAAGCACAGTATGTGACGAGGAATCTGCGGATTTATTAAATCAAACTGATCCGCCGGCTTTCAAACTGGCATCCTATGAAATCAATCATTTGCCTCTTTTGCGTCACACAGCTTCTTTTCAAAAGCCCATCATTTTCTCAACTGCCGGGGCCACTATTGCAGATGTTCATGAAGCATATGAGGCGATTACAAGCAAGCAAAACGATCAGGTCGCCATCATGCATTGCGTTGCAAAGTATCCAGCACCTAGAGCTTACACGAACCTGCGTGTGCTTCAAACCTTAGCTGCGGCATTTCCCGAGGCAGTCATTGGCTTTTCTGATCATAGTGAGCATCCGACTGAAGCGCCTGTGGCCGCTGTGAAGCTTGGGGCAGCAATCATTGAAAAGCATTTTACAGTCGATAAAACGTTACCAGGGGCTGATCATTCTTTTGCTCTTGATCCTGATGAATTGAAGGAAATGGTTCAGCAAATTCGAACGGCAGAAAAGCAGCGGAATCTAAAAGAAACTGACACTCATTCAGTGCCAGAGGAGCTCCTTGGCAGTTCTTATAAAACGACAACACCCATTGAAGGCAAGATTCGTGAATTTGCGTATCGAGGCATTTTTACGACAAAAGGCATTGCGAAGGGCGAGACATTGACCGCAGAAAATCTAGCCGTGTTACGTCCAGGACAAAAAAGCCAAGGTCTGCATCCGCGGTATATGGCGGTTTTACTTGGCACAAAGGCTGTCAGAGATATCCCAGCTCATACAGGGGTTTCGTGGAAAGATGTACTCATGCAGGAGACGCCAAATGATCAATGA
- a CDS encoding GNAT family N-acetyltransferase, whose protein sequence is MKVVHTVDDQVLAAWLEKYGQQAEQMNGFKQFALVNGAQLKAVLLYEWSKWESDIFDQHIFHVKFVEAESASVFQELMERFINWMRTEKCDFFFLRLEVSDLEKNRIVQRLSHVYYVGGLTRLEAPLVQMEMPSKGEDVVISLPDEKEYDEVVSLAHQAFGKSRYALDPFLDQKIVQHFFQEWMRNNLLGRAEINLAAKVNDEVIGLIQGVTKGDELVLDLLSIRPDAQGKGVGQKLVMAMIKASYERGHRFISAGTQMHNTTAIQLYEKMGFRTKKAFLYYHVWPKKGER, encoded by the coding sequence ATGAAGGTCGTTCATACCGTAGATGATCAGGTGTTGGCTGCTTGGCTGGAGAAATACGGCCAACAAGCGGAACAAATGAACGGATTCAAGCAGTTTGCTCTTGTCAATGGCGCCCAACTCAAAGCGGTCCTGTTATATGAATGGTCAAAATGGGAAAGCGACATTTTTGATCAGCATATTTTTCATGTGAAGTTTGTGGAAGCGGAGTCAGCGTCGGTTTTTCAAGAATTGATGGAGCGTTTCATCAATTGGATGAGAACAGAAAAATGCGATTTTTTCTTTTTACGTCTTGAAGTGTCTGACCTTGAAAAAAACCGCATCGTTCAAAGGCTCTCACATGTGTACTATGTGGGCGGTCTCACTCGTCTTGAAGCGCCACTTGTTCAAATGGAGATGCCATCAAAAGGTGAAGATGTGGTTATTAGTCTGCCGGATGAAAAGGAATACGATGAGGTGGTGTCACTTGCTCATCAGGCTTTTGGGAAAAGCCGGTATGCACTTGATCCTTTTCTAGATCAGAAGATTGTCCAGCATTTCTTTCAGGAATGGATGAGAAACAATTTACTAGGGCGTGCAGAAATCAATCTCGCAGCAAAGGTAAACGATGAAGTCATTGGTTTGATTCAAGGGGTGACAAAGGGCGATGAACTAGTACTTGATTTATTGTCCATTAGACCGGATGCACAAGGAAAGGGGGTCGGACAAAAGCTCGTTATGGCAATGATAAAAGCCTCTTATGAGAGAGGGCATCGGTTTATATCTGCTGGAACGCAGATGCATAACACAACCGCGATTCAACTGTACGAAAAGATGGGCTTTAGAACAAAAAAAGCCTTCTTGTATTACCATGTGTGGCCAAAAAAAGGAGAGAGGTAA
- a CDS encoding DegT/DnrJ/EryC1/StrS family aminotransferase, producing MGKKRAQFLPYALPFIEQEEIDEVIGTLKSGWLSTGPKVRQFEEEFQQLTGAKHAIAVNSCTAALFLALKARGIGAGDEVITTPLTFCATANTIIHTGASPVFVDIDPATLNLDAEKIEAAITPHTKAIVPVHFAGQSCDMDGILAIAKKYDLFVLEDAAHALYTTYHGQPIGSIGDATAFSFYATKNLATGEGGMLTTNDDALAARIRRLALHGMSKGAWNRYGEKGTWYYEVEEPGYKMNMFDVQASLGLVQLSRLDDMQARREQIAKAYNQAFQKEAGLILPPVHQEGRHAWHLYVLQVNPNEAFITRDELIDQLQKEYKIGTSVHFIPVHLHPYYEETYHYSPEDFPESLAYYKQTLSLPLYPSMTDEDVQDVITAVLSILKEQKASS from the coding sequence ATGGGAAAAAAGAGAGCACAATTTCTTCCTTATGCTCTGCCTTTCATTGAGCAGGAAGAAATTGATGAAGTCATTGGAACGTTAAAGTCCGGCTGGCTGTCAACTGGACCAAAAGTAAGACAGTTTGAAGAAGAATTTCAGCAGCTGACTGGTGCAAAACATGCGATCGCTGTCAATTCATGTACGGCTGCTTTATTTTTAGCGTTAAAGGCAAGAGGGATTGGGGCTGGGGATGAGGTGATTACAACTCCTCTGACATTTTGCGCAACAGCTAATACGATCATCCATACAGGAGCGTCGCCTGTATTTGTCGATATTGATCCAGCGACACTCAATCTGGATGCAGAGAAAATAGAAGCGGCCATTACACCACATACAAAAGCGATTGTCCCTGTTCACTTTGCTGGTCAATCGTGCGATATGGACGGGATTTTAGCGATTGCCAAAAAGTATGATCTATTTGTACTTGAAGATGCTGCCCATGCTCTTTACACAACGTACCACGGTCAGCCCATTGGATCGATTGGTGATGCGACCGCTTTTAGCTTTTATGCAACGAAAAACCTAGCGACTGGTGAAGGCGGTATGCTGACAACAAATGATGATGCACTTGCGGCTCGAATTAGAAGACTGGCGCTCCATGGGATGAGTAAGGGAGCGTGGAATCGTTATGGAGAAAAAGGAACGTGGTATTACGAGGTCGAGGAACCAGGTTATAAAATGAACATGTTTGACGTGCAGGCATCGTTAGGGCTTGTTCAGCTAAGCCGACTAGATGACATGCAGGCACGGAGAGAACAGATTGCAAAAGCATACAATCAGGCTTTTCAAAAAGAAGCGGGTCTAATACTGCCGCCCGTGCATCAAGAAGGAAGACATGCATGGCATTTGTATGTACTGCAAGTGAATCCAAATGAAGCATTCATCACGCGTGATGAACTCATTGATCAGCTGCAAAAGGAATATAAAATCGGCACGAGTGTTCACTTTATCCCTGTTCACTTGCATCCATACTATGAAGAAACGTATCACTATTCACCCGAGGATTTCCCTGAGTCACTCGCATACTACAAGCAGACGCTCTCACTGCCGCTTTATCCAAGTATGACAGATGAAGATGTGCAGGATGTTATCACAGCAGTGTTGTCTATTTTAAAAGAACAGAAGGCATCATCATGA
- a CDS encoding CDP-glycerol glycerophosphotransferase family protein yields the protein MSHYIHHYWQVYFEYVNLMKDLSYKQIPLGLISNFYQYISPKVRERMEDEAFGQELTTACPLPEEVQPFFDQHKQQIKRIAYRPVNGKVLLHFEHLRFTEQNYTRFHPSQTVVLARWKKADYFGLPVISKPELAGEVNKEAHAEYIEKANDLLKPYAHHPVFGNVFFKEKLRKDIVQFIDVIDQIEVLFQMQPIAAVIVGTTEDVYSRVLALQTVKRQIVSICLQHGALMGDEAFLPIFTTCHGVFGKYEKDWYVDKGCQPEQVEITGHPRFDLVKERTPLQQNLVFRKLNFSPAKKTVLVATQPFSEAFYRDVLKTIAKRKDIQLIMKPHPWEIARNRLNDYVSFERAGNHVKLIKKEIDLYDLLPYMDIVITLTSTVGLEAMLFEKSVLIGKMTEGRRYPYYESLGSYHMENPVELAEKAIRILSDEQEMKLAKQQGAQFIQQHYPHARSTDVLLSLLKTKTGVDFQR from the coding sequence GTGTCGCACTATATTCATCATTATTGGCAGGTGTACTTTGAGTATGTGAATCTAATGAAGGATTTGTCCTACAAACAAATTCCTCTTGGATTGATCAGTAATTTTTATCAATATATCAGTCCAAAAGTGAGGGAACGCATGGAAGATGAAGCATTTGGTCAAGAACTGACAACCGCTTGTCCATTACCGGAAGAGGTTCAGCCATTTTTTGATCAGCATAAGCAGCAAATAAAGCGTATCGCTTATCGTCCGGTGAATGGAAAGGTATTGCTTCATTTTGAACACCTGCGTTTTACTGAACAAAATTACACGCGGTTCCATCCAAGCCAAACGGTGGTGCTCGCTCGCTGGAAGAAGGCGGATTATTTCGGATTACCTGTCATCAGTAAGCCGGAATTAGCCGGAGAGGTTAATAAAGAAGCGCACGCTGAATATATTGAAAAAGCAAATGATCTCCTTAAACCTTACGCTCACCACCCTGTCTTTGGCAATGTCTTTTTTAAAGAGAAACTGCGGAAGGACATTGTGCAATTTATTGATGTCATTGACCAGATAGAAGTGCTATTTCAAATGCAGCCGATTGCAGCTGTCATTGTTGGAACGACGGAGGATGTTTACAGCCGCGTACTCGCTTTGCAAACAGTGAAACGCCAGATTGTGAGTATCTGTCTTCAGCACGGCGCGCTTATGGGAGACGAAGCGTTTTTACCGATTTTCACGACTTGCCATGGGGTGTTTGGAAAGTATGAAAAGGACTGGTATGTAGACAAAGGCTGTCAGCCGGAACAGGTGGAAATCACAGGTCATCCGAGGTTCGATTTGGTGAAGGAGCGAACGCCGCTTCAACAGAATCTCGTTTTTCGCAAATTGAACTTCAGTCCGGCTAAAAAGACTGTGCTTGTGGCAACGCAGCCGTTTTCTGAAGCCTTCTATCGTGATGTTCTTAAAACGATTGCCAAACGGAAAGACATTCAGCTGATCATGAAGCCGCATCCTTGGGAAATTGCCCGAAATCGATTAAACGACTATGTGTCTTTTGAACGAGCGGGAAATCATGTGAAATTGATTAAAAAAGAAATTGACCTGTATGACCTGCTGCCATATATGGATATCGTGATTACGCTCACATCAACAGTTGGTCTTGAAGCCATGCTTTTTGAAAAGAGTGTGCTGATCGGGAAAATGACAGAAGGCAGAAGATACCCATATTACGAGTCGCTTGGCAGCTATCATATGGAAAACCCTGTTGAACTAGCTGAGAAAGCCATTCGTATTTTGTCGGATGAACAAGAGATGAAGCTGGCAAAGCAGCAAGGAGCTCAGTTTATTCAACAACATTATCCGCATGCGCGATCTACCGATGTTCTGCTTTCTCTGCTCAAAACAAAAACTGGTGTGGATTTTCAGAGATGA